From a region of the Acinetobacter calcoaceticus genome:
- a CDS encoding DUF4902 domain-containing protein gives MVTIPTHFSISTDGFIRMNENQLMNYPLQHLISTVESTQIEDSQILYYGFTEWATSLTPALSTGWDWEFVEQNGITSLKRIGLSRSNIMIVDVSGTDIGCDVTETLIEKKIDTLFWEQFIYAQINTTQTKTKLSLNFS, from the coding sequence ATGGTCACAATCCCCACCCATTTCTCAATCTCAACTGATGGTTTTATTCGGATGAATGAAAACCAGCTTATGAATTACCCCCTCCAACACCTCATATCTACTGTTGAATCAACACAAATTGAAGATTCTCAAATTCTATATTATGGGTTTACTGAATGGGCAACATCACTGACCCCAGCTTTAAGTACCGGATGGGACTGGGAGTTCGTTGAGCAAAATGGCATCACGAGCTTAAAACGAATTGGGCTATCTCGAAGCAATATCATGATTGTTGATGTATCTGGTACAGATATTGGATGTGATGTGACTGAAACATTAATCGAGAAAAAAATAGATACTTTGTTTTGGGAACAGTTCATTTATGCTCAAATTAATACAACGCAGACAAAGACTAAATTAAGTCTAAATTTCTCTTAG
- the abaR gene encoding LuxR family transcriptional regulator AbaR, with protein sequence MENWQEDLLSASLMVKNEYQLFEVVKSTALKLGFDYCAYGMQAPLSIAEPKTIMLNNYPEAWQKRYVKQQYVVVDPTVQHCMLSLQPLVWSSQSANTQSQKDFWEEARSYGLNVGWAQSSRDFIGTRGMLTLARSTDQLSEKEQKAQYTNMYWLSQTVHSSIAKIVNDAEFAQFNLYLTKREKEVLRWTAEGKTSAEIAQILGVAERTINFHLGNSMQKLNVNNKISAAIRAVMLGIL encoded by the coding sequence ATGGAAAATTGGCAAGAGGATTTACTATCAGCATCTCTGATGGTAAAAAATGAATATCAGCTATTTGAGGTCGTCAAATCTACAGCTTTAAAGCTCGGATTTGATTATTGTGCTTATGGTATGCAGGCACCATTATCTATTGCTGAACCAAAAACGATTATGTTGAATAATTATCCAGAAGCATGGCAGAAGCGTTATGTTAAACAGCAATATGTAGTAGTAGATCCAACCGTACAGCATTGTATGCTGTCACTTCAACCTCTTGTCTGGTCGAGCCAATCTGCGAACACTCAATCTCAAAAAGATTTTTGGGAAGAGGCGCGTTCTTATGGTTTAAATGTCGGTTGGGCACAGTCAAGCCGTGACTTTATTGGTACAAGGGGGATGTTAACACTAGCAAGATCCACTGACCAATTATCAGAAAAAGAGCAGAAAGCTCAATATACAAATATGTATTGGCTGTCCCAGACAGTGCATTCCAGCATTGCTAAAATTGTGAATGACGCAGAATTTGCTCAGTTTAATCTTTATTTAACGAAGCGGGAAAAAGAGGTTCTGCGTTGGACGGCGGAAGGTAAAACGTCAGCAGAGATTGCGCAGATTCTCGGGGTGGCTGAAAGAACCATAAATTTTCATCTTGGAAATTCAATGCAGAAGCTAAATGTGAATAATAAAATTTCAGCAGCTATTCGAGCTGTAATGTTGGGGATTTTATAG